The following proteins are co-located in the Streptomyces bottropensis ATCC 25435 genome:
- a CDS encoding SDR family NAD(P)-dependent oxidoreductase → MPSIDLTGKVAVVTGSGRGLGLAYAQALAAAGASVVVNDIDEAVAEAAVKSLTEAGGRAVAEVVPVGTTEAADRLVGRAVEEFGRLDILVTNAGILRDKVLWKMSDDDFDAVITTHLKGTFTCARAAAIRMREQGEGGSLILVGSPAGQRGNFGQTNYAAAKAGIAAFARTWAMELGRANITVNAIVPVAATAMTETIPVFAPYVEALREGKPFPDFLRKGEGFGTPEDCAALVPFLASEAARGVTGQAIGIGGDKVALWSHPQEIKTAYANGGWTPEALADVWPTSLGAEPQTVGVPAPKIPEA, encoded by the coding sequence GTGCCCAGCATCGATCTCACCGGCAAGGTCGCCGTCGTCACGGGCAGTGGCCGTGGCCTCGGTCTGGCCTACGCACAGGCCCTCGCCGCCGCCGGCGCCTCCGTCGTCGTCAACGACATCGACGAGGCCGTGGCCGAAGCGGCCGTGAAGTCCCTCACCGAGGCGGGCGGCAGGGCCGTGGCCGAGGTGGTCCCGGTCGGCACGACCGAGGCCGCCGACCGGCTTGTGGGACGCGCGGTGGAGGAGTTCGGGCGGCTCGACATCCTGGTCACCAACGCCGGCATCCTGCGCGACAAGGTGCTGTGGAAGATGTCGGACGACGACTTCGACGCGGTGATCACCACCCACCTCAAGGGCACCTTCACCTGCGCCCGCGCCGCCGCGATCCGCATGCGCGAGCAGGGCGAGGGCGGCTCCCTGATCCTCGTCGGCTCCCCGGCCGGCCAGCGCGGCAACTTCGGCCAGACGAACTACGCCGCCGCCAAGGCCGGCATCGCCGCCTTCGCCCGCACCTGGGCGATGGAGCTGGGCCGCGCGAACATCACCGTCAACGCCATCGTCCCGGTCGCCGCCACCGCGATGACCGAGACCATCCCGGTCTTCGCCCCGTACGTCGAGGCGCTGCGCGAGGGCAAGCCGTTCCCGGACTTCCTGCGCAAGGGCGAGGGCTTCGGCACCCCCGAGGACTGCGCGGCCCTGGTCCCCTTCCTCGCCTCCGAGGCGGCGCGCGGTGTCACCGGCCAGGCCATCGGCATCGGCGGCGACAAGGTGGCACTCTGGTCGCACCCGCAGGAGATCAAGACGGCGTACGCGAACGGCGGCTGGACCCCCGAGGCCCTGGCCGACGTGTGGCCGACCTCCCTGGGCGCCGAACCGCAGACCGTGGGCGTCCCCGCCCCGAAGATCCCGGAGGCGTGA